Proteins encoded by one window of Nicotiana tabacum cultivar K326 chromosome 10, ASM71507v2, whole genome shotgun sequence:
- the LOC107770789 gene encoding uncharacterized protein LOC107770789 codes for MATNGDVEQPAPTVAESPNQPIVDTSSPFYMHPSDSPGIALVPIPFVGFGYRSWRRDVMRALLMKSKLGFINDDCKKPDPDSSNYRLWERCDDMMTLWILNSLAKEIADSVEYVTDAIELWKDLEDRYDQTNGTNLYQIQKEINNLSQGALDITGYYTKMKKLWEELTTLITKSHCTCNCTCGARESMHKAKQDRRLIRFLMGLRDLHCCSRKYPHDESSSHNCTGLLIIDSRGNTKRN; via the coding sequence ATGGCTACTAATGGAGATGTTGAACAACCTGCACCAACTGTGGCTGAATCTCCTAATCAGCCAATTGTTGACACTAGTAGTCCTTTTTACATGCATCCCTCTGATAGTCCGGGAATAGCCCTAGTTCCTATTCCATTTGTTGGATTTGGTTATCGCTCATGGAGAAGAGATGTAATGAGAGCCCTATTGATGAAAAGTAAACTAGGCTTCATCAATGATGACTGCAAAAAGCCAGATCCAGACTCCTCAAACTATCGATTGTGGGAGAGATGTGATGATATGATGACTTTATGGATTTTGAATTCCTTGGCAAAAGAGATTGCAGACAGTGTTGAATATGTGACAGATGCAATCGAGTTGTGGAAAGATCTTGAAGATCGATATGATCAGACAAATGGAACAAATCTCTACCAAATTCAAAAGGAGATTAACAACTTGTCTCAAGGAGCGCTTGACATTACTGGCTACTATACAAAAATGAAGAAGTTGTGGGAGGAACTTACTACTCTGATTACTAAATCTCATTGCACCTGCAATTGCACATGTGGAGCAAGGGAAAGTATGCACAAAGCAAAGCAGGATAGAAGATTAATACGGTTCCTTATGGGGCTAAGAGACCTACACTGTTGTTCGAGGAAGTATCCTCATGATGAATCCTCTTCCCACAATTGCACAGGCCTTCTCATTATTGATTCAAGAGGAAACACAAAGAGAAATTAA